The Microbacterium phyllosphaerae region GGGGATAACCTGTGGATAACTCGTCGTCAGATCCCTGACAACGCAGAAGGCCCCTCTCGTCAGACGAGAGGGGCCTTCTGCGAAGCGGAGAGGGTGGCGTCAGCGCCAGCGGGTCGTCATGAGGAAGCCGATCAGGGCGATCCCCAGGCCGATCGCGAGGTTCCAGTTGTCGAGTCCGGGAATCGGGAACTGCATGCCCGAGATGTAGAACACGAGGATCCAGGCCAGACCCAGCAGCATGAAGCCGACCATCACCGGCTTGAACCACACCGCATTGGGAGCGGCGTCGCCTTCACTGCGCGGAGCTTCGGGTTCTTCGGTCTTACGGTCGCGTGCCATTCCCACAGTGTACCCAAGAGTGTCATATCGCGCGGAAATCCAGGCTTCCCGGCGCTGATTCAGGTCGAAGCGATAAAGTCGGGGCATGACTGCATCCGTCGTCTCGGGGGAGCGACGTGCACGGCCCCGTCGCCCTCGATCTCGCGCCACGTTCACGAGCGTCCTGGGTGAGCTTCTGCTCACCGCCGGCGTGCTCGTGCTGCTCTTCGTCGCCTGGCAGATGTGGATCGGCGACATCATCATCAGTGCGCAGAAGAACGACGAGGGCGCGGCGGTGTCGCAGGAATGGGCGAGCGGTCCCACTCCCGAACTGCCGCCGGTCGTCGAGGCGGACGACGGCACCACGACGTTCGAACCGGTGATTCCGGCCGCGCCGGCCGACACGGAGCGGCTCGGTCAGATGCACGTGCCGCGCTTCGGCGCCGACTACAACGTGGGGATCTACGGCGGCACCAGCCGTGCCCGCACGCTCGACAAGCTCGGCATCGGCGTCTACACCGACTCTAAGATGCCGGGTGAGGTGGGAAACTTCGCCATGGCGGGTCACCGCACCACCTGGGGCAAGCCGTTCAACCAGCTCGACAAGCTGCAGGTCGGCGATGCGATCGTCGTCGAGACGCCCGACGGCTGGTTCACCTACCGCTTCCGCACGCTCGAGTACGTGAAGCCCACTCAGACCGAGGTGCTGCTCGACGTGCCGCAGATGCCCGGAGTCGAGACCGGCGAGAAGTACATCACGCTCACCGCGTGCTCGCCTCTCTACTCGCTCGCCGAGCGCATCGTCGCCTATGGCATCTTCGAGAGCTTCCAGCCGAGGGCTGAGGGCCCGCCGCCCGCACTCACCGACCCGCCCCCGCCGCCCGCTGCGCCGTCGATCTAGCCGAACGGAACGAGACGAACATGTACGCCGCACTCTGGCGCCTGCTGCCCGGTCCGTGGTTTCTCAAGCTCTTCATCCTGCTCGTCCTGATCGCCGCCGTGCTCTATGCGCTGTTCTGGTTCGTGTTCCCCTGGGTGAGCCCGCTGATCACACCGGGCGAGGTCGACCTCGAATGACCCGGGTGCTCGTGGTGGACAACCACGACAGCTTCGTGCACACCCTGGTCGGCTACCTGCGCGAGCTCGGTGCAGAGGCGTCGATGATCGAGTCGGATGCGGCCGACGCCGCCGAGCTCGACGCGCTGCTCTCAGGATTCGACGCCGTCATGCTCTCTCCGGGTCCCGGCCGACCGGAGGATGCCGGCGCGTCGCTCGACGTGGTTCGCGCCGCCTCGCGTCTGCGGATGCCGCTGCTCGGGGTCTGCCTCGGACACCAGGCGATCGCTGCGGCGTTCGGGTCACCCGTGACCGAGGCGCCCGAGCTGATGCACGGCATGGTGTCGCGCGTCGCCCATGACGGTTCGGCACTGTTCGCCGGCATCCCTTCGCCCTTCGACGTGGGCCGCTATCACTCGCTCGCCGTCGACGAGGCCGCGCTCCCGGAGGATGTGGTGGTCACCGCCCGCACCGAGAGTGGCACGGTGATGGCGCTGGCGAACACGACGCTGCCGATCCTCGGCGTGCAGTTCCACCCCGAGAGCGTGCTCACCGAGGGCGGTCACCGTCTGCTCGCCAACTGGCTCGAGCTGTGCGGGGATGCGGACGCCGTGGCCCGCTCCGCCGATCTGCAGCCGCTGTCCTGATCAGCCGGCAGCGACGCAGTAGCGCAGCTCGACCGTCGATCCGATCGCGACATCGCCGGGCGCGGCCGACATCGAGACCACGGTCGGCGGATCCGTCGGCGGGCAGTCGCTGAGCTCGACCGGGCTCGCGGTGAGGCCGATGCGTTCGAGTTCGGCCTTGGCGGCGTCCATGGTCCATCCGGTGACGTCGGTGAGGGTCATCCGACCGCTCGCAACCACGAGGTTCACGACCGTCTTCGGCGCGACCTCGCTCTCGGCCGTCTCGCTCGCCTCCATGACGGTCTCGGCGGCCAGGCCCTTGTCGTTGCGCTGTATCACCGTGCCGAGTTGGAGCCCTGCTGCCTTGAGCGCATCCTTCGCCGCATCGAGTGACAGGCCCTCCAGCACGGGGACCACCACGGTCTCCTTGCCGGACGAGACGTAGACCGTGACGGAATCGCCTTCGCTGACCGCTGTGCCGCCCTCGGGGTCTGTGCGGATCACGTTGCCCTCGACGATGTCGTTGCTGGACTCGAGCACGAGCTTGGCCGTGAGATCGAGCTCGCCGAGGTCGGATTGAGCGCGCTCCGATGAGACGTTGACGAGGTCCGGTACGACTCGCGAGCTCGACGGAACGTCGTCGGGGCGCATGCTGATCGTCCACACCCAGAAGAGCACGGAGGCGAGCAGGACCGCCAGAAGGGCGACGCCGGCCCAGATCCACGCCACGGGCGGCCCCGACTGGGTGCGCGCCATCGTCGTGTCGGTGCTCAGCTGTCGCAGCGAGCGGGCGGTCTCCTGTGCGGCACGAGGACTCGGTCCGTAGAGCTCGCTCGTGAGAGCGCCCAGTTCCTTGCGGCTCGGCGCGTGACCCGAGACAGCCGAATCCAGCGCGGCGCGGAAGTGCGCAGCATCCGGATACCGCTGGTACGGATCCTTCGCCAGGGCACGCAGCACGATCGGGTCGAGGGCTCCGGGGGAGTCCTCGTTCACCTCGGTCGGCGGCACGGGCGTCTCGCTCACGTGCTGGTAGGCGACGGCGACCGGCGACTCGCCACGGAACGGCTGGCGTCCCGTGAGCAGCTCGTAGAGCACGACACCGGTGGAGTAGAGGTCGGCTCGGGCGTCGACGGGCTCGCCCTTGGCCTGCTCGGGCGAGAAGTACGCGGCGGTGCCGATGATCTGGGTGGTCTCGGCGACGGTCGACGACGAGTCCGACACGGCTCGGGCGATGCCGAAGTCCATGACCTTGACCTGGCCCTTGTCGGTCACCATGACGTTGCCCGGCTTGATGTCGCGGTGAACGACGCCTGCGCGGTGCGAGTAGTCGAGGGCTTCGAGGATGCCGTCGACGTAGCGCACGGCGTCTTCGACGGGAACCGGGCCCTTCGCGATGATGTCCTTCAGCAGGGTTCCGCTGATGAGCTCCATCACGATGTACGGAGGCTCATCGGTGCTGCTGTCGGTGGTCGACGGATCTCCGGCGTCGTAGACCCGGACGATCGAGGGGTGCGACATGCGCGAGGCCGACTGCGCCTCCAGTCGGAACCGGGTGCGGAAGGCGTTGTCGCGAGCGAGATCGGGGTCGAGGATCTTGATGGCGACTGCGCGACCGAGGGTCAGGTCGTACCCGCGGTACACCTTCGCCATGCCGCCGTGCCCGATGAGCTCGTCGACGCGGTAGCGACCCGCGAGAACGCGTTGCTCTGTCGACACGTACTGACCCCCTGATACGACCTGATGAATTGTCCCAGCCTACGATGCGAGCCGCGGATCAGCCTTCGGTGCCGTCCTCGCCGCCGCCACCGTCGCCACCGTCGGTGGGGGCGGCAGGGAGGATGACCACGCCAGGCATGGCGTCCGACTGCTCGGACGGCATGTCGCTCCCGCAGAACACGCGGAACGTCGCGGTGATGCTCTGACCTGCCGTGCCGGGCACGATCTGCGTCGACAGGACGCTCGGCCCGAAGCTGCGGATCGATTCGCCGGGGTTGCCACCCGAGAACGTCGCGTTGGTGAGCGTCACCTCGAAGGCGGAGCGAGCGGGCGTGCCCGAGGGGCACTCGAAGCTCGGCCAGTTGAGCGTGACCGGCTCACCCTCGGTGGGCGTGCCGGCGAGAGTCGGGGTTCCCGACGGCTTGCCCACCTGGACCTGCTCCTTGAACGTCGTGAGCGTGAGGAGCGTTCCCGGCTCCACGTTGCCACCGGGCTGCACGGACTCGACCGTGCCGACCTGGTTCGCATTCGGTGCGACCGTGTTGCCGACGACGCACTCGGCCTGCAGACCCGCGTTGACCGCGGCGGCGCGCGCGGCCTCGCACTGCATGCCCTCGAGGCCGAGGGCATCGACGTCGACCTGCTCGGGCTCCTCGGTCGGCGTGTCCGACGGCGTCGGCTTGGCCGACTGGCTCGTCGTCGTCGATTCGGTCGGCTTCGGGTCGCCGTCGCCCTGGTTCATCAGCGCGAAGACGGTTCCGCCGAGCACGATCACCAGCAGGGCGATGAGGGCGATGAGCGGCCACGTCCACGGGCTGCGCTTCTTCTTCTTCTCGCCGTCCTCCTCGACCTCTTCTCCCGTGGGGAGCTGAGCCGTGGTGGGGAGGATGCGGGTCGCGCCGTCGTCGCCCGATGCCGTGAGCAGCCGCGTGGCGTCGTCGGAGGCGACACCACCGGTCGCGATCGCCGGCACCGCGATCGCCGCGGAGTTGAGGTCGCCGCGTCGCAGCGCCTGGGCTGCACGAGCGACCGTGGCCGACGACGACGGACGATCGGCGGGCTTCTTGGCGATCATCGCCATGACGAGGTTCTGCACCGGGATCGGCACGGTCGGCGGCAGCGGCGGGGGCTGCTCGTTGATCTGCGCCATCGCGATCGCGACCTGCGACTCACCGGTGAAGGGGCGCTTGCCCGCGAGGCACTCGTACGCGACGATACCCAGCGAGTAGGTGTCGGTCGCGGGGGATGCCGGGTGGCCGGAGGCCTGCTCGGGGGAGAGGTACTGCACCGTGCCCATGACCTGACCGGTGGCCGTCAGCGGCACCTGGTCGGCGATGCGGGCGATGCCGAAGTCGGTGATCTTGACGCGCCCGTCAGGCGTGATCAGCAGGTTTCCCGGCTTGATGTCGCGGTGCACGAGGCCGGCAGCGTGGGCTGCCTGCAGAGCGGATGCCGTCTGGGCGACGATGTCGAGGGTCTTGTCGGCACTGAGCGCGCCGTCGCGCTCGAGGACGGTCGAGAGAGCCTCGCCGGGCACGAGCTCCATGACGAGGTACGCGCTGCCGTTCTCCTCGCCGTAGTCGAAGACGCTCGCGATGCCCTCATGGTTCACGAGTGCGGCATGGCGCGCTTCAGCGCGGAACCGCTCGAGGAACCCGGGGTCCCCCATGTACTCGTCCTTGAGGATCTTGATGGCCACGGTGCGTCCGATGACGTGATCCGTCGCCTCCCACACCTCGCCCATGCCGCCGATCGCAATACGCGACTGCAGCTCGTAGCGACCACCGAACGACACACCCTGCGTCGGTCTCATCTGCCCAGCACCGCCTCTATGACCTTCTTCGCAATCGGAGCGGCGATGGTGTCGCCGGATCCTGACTGCCCTTGTCCACCGCCGTCTTCGACGAGGACCGCTACTGCCACCTCGGGGTCGTCCGCCGGTGCGAAACCGGTGAACCACAACGTGTACGGCTTGTTATCGTTCTCGGTCGTACCGGTCTTACCGGCGACATCGACCCCGTCTATTCTTGCACCCTGAGCAGCTCCGGTTGAGACGCTCGCGACCATCGATGCCGTCACCTGATCGGCGACATCGGCGTCGAGTGCACGGCCGAACTCGGTGTCACCGTCAGCCCGGATCACCGAGAGGTCGTCGCCGATCACGGAGTCGATCAGACGCGGGTTCATCACGACGCCGTCGTTGGCGATCCCGGCCGCGACCATGGCGATCTGCAGCGGGGTGGCGGTGACCTGTCCCTGCCCGAAGCCGGTGAGTGCAGTCTGCGCGTCGTCGAGCCCGGTCGGGTAGCTCGACGGCGTGGATTCCAGCGGCATCGAGAAGCTCTTGTTGAAGCCGAACTTCTCGGCCATCTCGCGGATCGCGTCGTCGCCGAGCTGTACGGCGAGCTCTGCCATGGGGATGTTGCAGCTCAGTCGGATCGCCTCGGAGATCGTCACGGTCGCGGCGTTGCCGCACTTGCCACCCCAGGCGTTCGCCACGGTGTTGTTCGAGCCGGGCAGCGTGTAGCGCGCGGGGTTGGGCAGCGTGGAGTCGGGCGTCCACTCGCCGGAGGCGTACGCGGCCGCCGCGACGACGAGCTTGAAGGTCGACCCCGGAGGGTTGAGGTCGCCGGCGATCGCGCGGTTCGAGAGCGGCTTGTTCGCATCGGCGACGAGCTGGTCGTACGCCGAGTTCGCCGCATCCGCATCGTGCGTCGCGAGCTGGTTCGTGTCGAACCCCGGGGTCGAGACCATGGCCAGGATGCGCCCCGTCTTCGGCTCGATCGCGACGACGGCGCCGTTGAGTCCTTCGAGCGCCTGGTACGCCGCGGTCTGGGCTGCGGTGTCGAGCGACAGCTCGACACTGAATCCGCTCTGCGGCTTTCCCGACAGGATGCGCTCGATCTCGGCGAAGAACGCGTTCGAGCCCGTGCCCGAGAGGTCGGCGTTCATCGCCTGCTCGATGCCGGTCGCCGACTGCAGCGCCGGGTTGAAGTATCCGGTCACGGGCGCCCACATCGCGGCATCCATGTAGACGCGCTGGAACTGGTACTTGTCGTCGGACGGGGTGGACGAGGCGATCGCGACGTCGTCGACGATGATCGATCCGCGCTGGATCTCATAGCTGTCGAGCAGGGTGCGTCGGTTGTTCGGGTTCTGGCCGAGAGCATCGGCCTCGACGACCTGGATCCAGCTGGTCGCCGCGAACAGCGAGATGAACATGAACAGCATCACGATGCTGAGTCGACGGAGTTCTTTGGTCATGTCAGCCGATCACCGCCCTGGGTTGGCTGCGGACGCCGTCGGAGATGCGCAGCAGGATCGCGACGATCAGCCAGTTGGCGACGAGCGAGGATCCGCCGGCGGCGAGGAACGGGGTGGTCAGACCGGTGAGCGGGATGATCCGCGTGACACCGCCGACCATGATGAACACCTGCAGTGCGATGGTGAACGAGAGGCCGGTGGCGAGCAGCTTGCCGAAGTCGTCCTGCCCGGCGAGGCCGATGCGCACACCGCGACTGACGAACACCATGTACAGGCAGAGGATCGCGAACAGCCCGATCAGGCCGATCTCCTCACCGAGGCTGGTGATGATGTAGTCGCTGTGCGCGAGCGGAGTGACTTCGGGGCGACCCTGACCCCAGCCGGTGCCGAGGAGACCGCCGTGCGCGAGGCCGAACAGGCCCTGCATCGGCTGGAATCCGGCGACATCGGGGTCGACCTTGTCGGGGTCGAACAGGAACAGCCAGTTGATGAAGCGTCCCTGCACGTAGCTGAGGATCTGCGTCGCGACCGCCACGCCCGCCGCGACCAGCGCGAGGCCGATGAGCACCCAGCTGGTCTTGCCGGTGGCGACGTAGAGCATCGCGACGAACATGCCGAAGATCAGGGTTCCGGTGCCGAGGTCGCGCTGGATCACGATGATGCCGAGCGAGATCGCCCACACCACGAGCACAGGGCCGAGTTCGCGCATGCGCGGCCAGGTGATGCCGAGGAATCGCGTTCCCACCGAGGTCAGGCTCTCTCGCGTGCGCACGAGGTAGCCGGCGAAGAAGATCGCGAGGCAGATCTTCGCGAGCTCACCCGGCTGGAACGCGAACATGCCGCCCAGCGACACCCAGACGGCGGCGTTCGCGTCGGGAATGCGGAGTCCGGGGACGAACGGCAGGAGCAGAAGCAGGATGCCGGAGAGGCCGAAGATGTAGGTGTAGCGGAACAGGACGCGGTAGTTGCGCAGCAGGATGATGCAGGTGATGGCACCGGCCAGCGAGATGGCGGTCCAGGCGAGCTGCTTCGTCGAGTACGCGTTCCAGCCCGTGAGGGACTTGGCGATGTCGATGCGGTAGATCATCGCGATGCCGAGGCCCGTGAGCAGGGTGGCGATGGGCAGCAGGAACGGGTCGGCTGCGGAGGCGACCGCCCGCAGCACGAAGTGCACGGCGAAGGCGAGAACGGCGAGACCGCCGCCGATCGCGAGGATCATCGGGTCGATCACACCGAGTGCGCCGAGCTGCACGAGGGTGAGGGCCGCGCCGCTGATCGCGACGGCGAACAGGAGCAGCCAGAACTCGCGGTTGCGCTGCGTCTGCGGCATCCGCATGCGCTTGAGGGCCTTGATGACGCTGGTGTCGGCCGTGACGTCGGTGGTCATCCTGCGTCCTCCGTCGACGTCGGCGTGGGCACCGGAGTGGGCAGCGGGGTCTCGCCGATGACGCGGTCGGCGCCGGCCTGAAGCCTCGCGACGATCGCCTCGGCGTCGGAGAACGAGCGCGCCGTGATCGTGCGTTCCACCGAGTCGCGCTGGTAGGGCGGCAGGTCGGCGAGCAGGATGTCGGTGTCGCGCAGCGGAGTCGAGAGCGTGATCGGACCGATGTTCTGCTGAACGCCCTGGAAGATCACGACGCTGTCCTCATCGGCGCCGACGAAGTAACGCGTCTGCGTCCAGCTGTACGCCGCGAACGCCGCGAACACGAGCATCGCGATGACGACCAGCATCCCGGCGATCCATCCGTAGCGTCGGCGCTTGGCGCGTCGGCGATCCTCTTCGATGAGCTCCTCGAGGTACTCGGGGGCCGGCTCGAAGTGGCTGGGCTCGTTCGCGGCCTGGCGCACGGGGTGCAGCCAGTTGCCTCGGGGTGCGCGCACCGGGGGCACGGTGACGTTGGCGGGGTTCGACGCCGAGCCGACGATCGTCGCGGTGCCCGAGTGCATGGCGTGCTGTCCACCGACCTCGACGAGGACGATCGTGACGTTGTCGGGCGCACCTCCGTCGAGCGCCTGCTTCAGCAGGTTGTCAGCGGTGCGGCCGGGGGCCATGCCCATGCGCATCGCCTTGAGGATGTGCGCCTCGTCGACGACGCCCGAGAGGCCGTCGGAGCACAGTAGCCAGCGGTCGCCAGGCTGGGTGTGCATGACGAACATGTCGAGTTCTGGATCGGCATCCATGTCGCTGAGCACACGCATGAGCACCGAACGACGCGGGTGGTACCGCGCCTCCTCCGGCGTGATGCGGCCGGAGTCGACGAGCCGCTGCACGAACGTGTGATCCGCAGTGATCTGCGTCACGGCATCGTCGCGGTAGAGGTAGATGCGCGAGTCGCCGATGTGACCGATGACCGCGTAGTCGTCGACCATGATCACCGCGCTCAGCGTGGTGCCGAGGCCGGCGAGCTCGGGGCGATCCTTCGCGGCGCGGATCAGGTCGCCGGCGGCCGTGGTCGCGGCGGCCTGGAGTGAGGCCTGCGCGTCGTCGACCGACGTGTACGGCTGGTCGAGCGGCTCCATGCGGTGGATCGCGATGCTCGAGGCGACGTCGCCGCCCGCGTGGCCGCCCATGCCGTCGGCGACGACGAACAGGTTCGCCCCGGAATATCCGGAGTCCTGGTTGTTGGAGCGGACCTTGCCCGTATGGGAGATCGCGGCGCTCGAGCCTTCGAAGACCATGCCGGGGTCAGGCTCGCAGCTCGAAGGTCGTGGCGCCCACCTTGATCGGGGTGCCGAGGGCGAGACCGACCGGACCGCCCGTCACCCGCTGACCGGCGACGAACGTTCCGTTGGTCGAGTCGAGGTCCTGGATGGCCCAGCTGTCGCCACGCAGCAGAAGGCGGGCGTGGTGACTGGAGGTGTAGTCGTCGCGGATGACGAGTGCGGATTCGCTCGAGCGTCCGATCGTCAGGGTGTCGCTGCCCAGGGGGAGCTCGAGGCCGGCCTTGGGACCGGACGTGATGACGAGTCGCTTGGCGGTCGCGACGGTCGCCGGGCCCGTGCTCGGCTTCGCGGAGGCGGGGCGGGATGCCGCCGGGGCGGCGGTCGGTGCCGGTGTCGCCGCGGCCGCCTCGGCGGGGAGCTTTCGCACCTTCATGCCGAACAGATCGGCGCGCAGCGAGTAGACGACGCCGAACACGAAGAACCACAGCAGCAGCAGGAAGCCGACGCGCAGCAGCAGGAGGACGAGTTCACTGGGAGTGCTCACGAGAGGGCTCCGAACGCACGGGTCGCGTCGTCGTCACGCGGCCGCGGAGGGCGTGACGGGGAGGCGACGGGAACGATACGGAACACCAGATCGGTGCGTCCGATGGTGATCGTGGTGTCGGTGGGGAGCGCGGCCTCGCGTACCTTCTGGCCGTTCACCTTGGTGCCGTTGGTCGATCCGAGGTCACGCATCATGGCGCGCTCGCCGTCCCACAGGACCTCGACGTGCTTGCGGCTGGATCCGGCATCCGCGATGGTGATGTCGGCATCCGTGCCCCGGCCGATGACCGTGCGGGCGCGGGTGAGGGAGTGGCGGCGTCCGTCGACGTCGATCACAGCCTGCCAGTTGACGCGGCCCTCGACGGTGCCCGAGCTGACGTTGATCGTGCCGGTCGCGATCTTGTCGTCGCTCTCGAGGCTGATCGACAGCGGACCCGAGAAGCTGTAGCCCTGCGACTTCGCGTGCTTCGTGAGAAGAGCATGCAGTTCGTCGGTGAGAGCTCCGCCGAGTCCGAGCATGCGCTCGGCATCATCGGTGCTGAGGCGCACGACGAAGCTGTTGGGCGCGATGATGCGGTCGCGGCTCACCACAGCCGCTTTGGTGTCTGCCTCGCGCCGAAGGGCCGAAGCGATCTCCACGGGCTGGATGCCGCTGCGGAAGGTCTTCGCGAAGGCGCTGTTCACAGCGCGCTCGAGACCCTTCTCAAAGCTGTCAAGTAGTCCCACTGGGCTCCTCTGGCATGCCGACCGGTAGACACATCGTAGCCAGGTGTCCTGGGTGAACGCCCTCGCAGGGCGGCAAAGCCCCGAGATTCCGGGGGAGTGGGGGAGAGGCGGGGTGCTGCTCCGGCGTCGTGCGGGTGGCGTTCTGGCGCTGCTCTTGCGTCGTTGGCGGCGTCGTTCGGGAGGAGATCTGCGCCTGGGGAGGAGGAAGTGGGGTGGATGCTCCTCCCTACGGGCGGAAGTCCTCCTCAGGGGGTGGAGCCCGTCGTGGCCTCGGTTTCTTCATGGGGCGGAACGCGTGATATCTTTGGGAAGTTGAGTTCTTCGGAGCCCGACAGACTCGCGCGAGTGGCGGAATGGTAGACGCGCTGGCTTCAGGTGCCAGTGTCCTTATGGACGTGGGGGTTCAAGTCCCCCCTCGCGCACAGCGGGCCCTGTTCAAATCAGGGCCACCTGTTCGTGATTGAAAGAGCCGGTCAGAGATTATTCTGACCGGCTCTTTTCATTCGCCGTAGCGTGTGGTGCGTCGATGGTGACGCTCGTGGTCTGGTCGACGGTGACTGGCATCGGGATAGCCGACAGCAGGGAGTACCCCGAAGTTGCACTTGGAGGAAGCCGAGCAGTTCATCGAAGAGGGCGCCCCCGGCCACATCGAACAGCTGCAACCCTCAGGAGTGGCTGCCCGCTCAGCGGTCGCGGCCGCGTCGACGGTCATCGTCGGCAAGGCGTGGACCGGGGCTTCTCGGTCCGGCAGCGCCCTCATCCATTACGGCGCCGGGAGCGGGTGCTGCGGCGTGACGTTCGGTTTCCCGAGCATCGTGTCCGGCTGGAACAACAACGTCCGCTCCGCCGAAGGCATCAACAACTGCTGGTCGACACAGTACGACGGCACCGGCTACACCGGCAGCAAGCTGACATGCACGCCCTACTGCGCGACCTTGGGGGCGCTGGCCGCGAAGACCTCGTCGATCGTCTACCGCCCGGCGGGGACCTGGGGGCGAACGATCCCGTCTAGTCCTGGAACGGGTGCAGTCTGAGGACCGAGCATTCGAGCCTCCCCGGGACGACGGCTGCTTCGCCTTCGTCGGTGACGCAGGTCGTGAACTCGGAGGGCGCTGATCCCGGAGTGGGGGTGGCCGAGAGTTCGTCGTTGTCGGCGAACGCCCCGCCTTCCCACATCTGAGTGCACAGAGCTTCTGCATCCTCGATGGCGATGACGCCGTCTGGTGTGGCGACACTCGCCGCTGCACCGGACAGCGTGCCGTCGGGATTCCGATACTGGCCTTCGAGACAATGCACGACGCCGGTCTCGCTGACCGGACGCTCGTCGAGGAGGGTGACCGCGGC contains the following coding sequences:
- a CDS encoding FHA domain-containing protein FhaB/FipA produces the protein MSTPSELVLLLLRVGFLLLLWFFVFGVVYSLRADLFGMKVRKLPAEAAAATPAPTAAPAASRPASAKPSTGPATVATAKRLVITSGPKAGLELPLGSDTLTIGRSSESALVIRDDYTSSHHARLLLRGDSWAIQDLDSTNGTFVAGQRVTGGPVGLALGTPIKVGATTFELRA
- a CDS encoding FhaA domain-containing protein, with translation MGLLDSFEKGLERAVNSAFAKTFRSGIQPVEIASALRREADTKAAVVSRDRIIAPNSFVVRLSTDDAERMLGLGGALTDELHALLTKHAKSQGYSFSGPLSISLESDDKIATGTINVSSGTVEGRVNWQAVIDVDGRRHSLTRARTVIGRGTDADITIADAGSSRKHVEVLWDGERAMMRDLGSTNGTKVNGQKVREAALPTDTTITIGRTDLVFRIVPVASPSRPPRPRDDDATRAFGALS